Genomic DNA from Setaria italica strain Yugu1 chromosome V, Setaria_italica_v2.0, whole genome shotgun sequence:
AGGTGTTTTGTTTGTTGTAGTTCCATTTCACTTACTACTTAGTCATTTTATCTGAGGCTTGTATTGAAGTTGCAGTCATTTTTTTAATCTCGAGCATGTTTTCCTGTATAATGTGACTTACTACTTAGTCATTTTATCTCAGGCTTGTATTGAAATCGCagtcattttttttaatcttgaGCATGTTTTCCTGTATAATGTGTCAGCCCTTGTTCTAAGCTTTGTCATCTTGCTGTTCCAGTTGCCAATGCCAAAGTTTGATTTTACTTATTTACAATGTAGCTATTTTTAACATTCCCTGTGATGCAATGCTATGTGGATATTTGCTTCCACATGTACTTACATAATAGTCTCCTTTTGTTTCAGGTATTTGGCATCTGATCTCAACAGCAAACATTAAGCTGTCAGCATATTTGCATTCATGAAGTGTCCTTATCATCGTCTTTTACTTAATGGTATTTGTAGTTTCTTTTGTTGATTGCCAGGGCATTATTTTAGTTATAGTTCAATTATATTGTAGTTACATTAATATTTGTTATTTAATCATAGTTAAACATGACTGGAAGCCAATTATCTTGGTTGTTATATTGTTCAGCTGAATTTCCATGTGGCTGTGCTGCTAGTTGCTTGTCCTGCTATTAGCAGCATTTTCATGGACTAGTGACTTGTGAGTTTGTTGTCAAGATGTATGCTATTAGGAGCAGTCCCTTTTCTTTGTTGCGTTTGCTTGGTACGTGTGCCTACTCTGTGCTGTGTCTCACGCGGTTCTTAATTTTCGGCAAATTAGCAGACCTGtctctttattttttggttTCCCACAATTCTTGCTGGAGTTAGCCTTTGATCTGCATGTTTGTTATAGCAGTTCCATTTTGTACTTAAGCACTTTATCTCAGCCTTGTAccaaatcattttttttatattggGCATTTTGGTATTAGGATAGACCCAGGTAGCTCTGAAAATTGCAGCACATAATTGTGCTTTATTTGTTGTGTCCTTTTTCTGATATTGTAACCTGGACAGGTTTGCAGATGCAGCAAGGCCACTACCACGCCTAAAAACTCCAATTTTCCAGATTTTTTTAGCAGAATGCTTGTTATGTTGTGCTTGTTATGTTTATCTTAACTGACATTGTTAGCCTTAAACCCCTGACATGTAGCTGTTCAGAGGTGTTAAGGGTTGATTTAATTTCTAATTGGCAGTTTGTTCAGTTTCCAGCTGTTTATCAGAAAAATGTTTCCAGCTGTTTGTCTGGAAAAATGTTTCCAGCTGAAATGAGATATATGGTAACCATTTCCTGTTTGCAATCTCTTAAGGATGTGAATGAACTGGAGAAAAATTCAAGAAGCAAGAAGAGTGAAAATGCTGCATTGCCCAAGCAAGGTAGAATCTAAATGCTTACTGCACCAGACTACAGTTGAATCTGCAAGCTGTATTTTTCCACATCTGGCACATTTCCTTGATCACGTATGGATCTTATGGAGTACCAAATATGTTTCAAGTCTCTGAATATGTGTCTAAGCAATGGACATCGAAAACGAGATTCAAGTTCTACATGAACTTGCTGAAAAATCCTCAGATTCTGTTCACTTTTTGAAAGAGGTATACATTTTAAACCCATTTAAATAAAACCGCTCATGTTATTCTCTGAGTGTGTTTGGTAAACTTGTGGAGTTCAGTTGTCCTTTTTTACTTTTCAAAAATTTCACTTTAGTGCTATTAACTGATTTCTACTTATGCTTTCATATCAGTTGGAACTGCATCGATGATTTGAGGAAAATGATATGCCCTCGTATGAGTTACAGGGTCTTGAAACCTTAGGTTCAATGTTGCACATAGTCATTCGGGACAATGCATCTATAGATTTTTCAAATGGTTCAATCCAGTGGTTTCGCATACAACCTGAAGGAAGCAAGAAAGAAATAATTTCAGGTTGAACTATTCTCATCCTACAAAATACTTTATAATCTAGATATCATAATGTTTTCACACTTGCTGCTGCTTAAACATTGAGGTGCTACAAAGGTAGTGTATGCTCCTGAACCACATGATGTTGGGTGGTACATCCAAGCTGAAATCACATTTGGTGGTCAAATCTTAATCGCAAAGATTGCTGGTCCAGTAGACCATGGTATGTTACTATGTTTCCTGATGGGATATGTAACTTATTTAGCTGCTTTTGTAATTGTGACTTTGCTAACATTACTTTTATTAAGCAGCTGCAGGATTGGCTGATTATGCAGAGGCTCTTATGAGGAATCCTGAAACCGAGTATAATGCACGATTGGGCATTCCTTATTGTTATTTGTCCTTTTTGTACCATGTTTTAATCTCTATTAAAGCGTGGTTGTCAAGAATGCAAAAAATGCTATTCCGTCATATATTTCCTTACCATTTTGTCCCTCATGGTAGGTCAGTGTTCTTCAAGTGAATGTAGTTGCCCAGCCTGCAGATTCTCTTCACGTTCTTTGCATTGGGAGACTGAGGATGAGACTCGCTAAAGGAGCGCCTGTCATCGCAAAGGAATTCTATTCCTCGTCGATGCAGGTATTCCGTAGAACCAATTTCAGCACTTGAAGCATATAGAGGAGATTGCTTCCAGATCACTCATCGTAGGTAGCTGGTGTTCCGAAGCACAGGCCATTGTACTATCTAATTTATGCTATCTTTTCGTCAGCTGTGCGGTGTTAGAGGCGGTGGAGATGCTGCCCCCCAAGCAATATTTTGGCAACCCAGAAAGGAGCTCAGCTTTGTGCTGGGCTTCGAAACCAGAGAATGCAACTCGGCACTAATGCTCGCCCGGAGATTCGCCATGGATCGCAATGTGAGTGGGCTGAGCTCAAGGGTGGCTGCTGCACCGTGTCGTGCTATTGTAAATTGGAGATTGTCGGATCCCTGACCAATTTGGGTGGCTGAACGTTCGCAGATCATCCTTGCTGGCCCAGGGGACAAAACTCCGTGGTAACGAGCAGTCCGCTCCGAAGCCTGACACCTTCCCGGAATTCAGTCTCGCGGCATAGGTACAGTTCCTGGCATTGGCAGCAACCATTCATTTCAGTTTAGCCACTAGTTGCATTGTACTTGCAGGTTCCAGCGCTGTGTATTTCTGTTCCCTGAACTCCTAGTACCCATAAATCTTGATGTTGCCTGTGTTTCTTCGCCTGATCACCCCCCAGGGGGAAGCTTTAACGTGCTGAGAGAAAGGCACTTTCGCTCCGAGATCTGTGCTGGCAAGACCTGACGTCTTGACGGTTGACATGAGTCCTCTACTGGAATCCTGTAATAAAACTAGTATCGCTGCTTGGCAATCCGCGCCTAATCTTCTGAACACGACGTGCATGCACTACTTCACGTGAGCACTCCCGGTCATAGACCTGATGAAACCAGCATTATTGAGCGAGCGAGGCGTCCGTCGCTTGGAACCAAAGCATTCGCATTATAAATCGCGTGACAACAACTCGAGCTCATGATAAATGGCCATGTGGAGCGAGCGACGCGCATTTAAAAATCTCACGCTGCCAAGATGCTGCTGCCCACGGCCGAGAAATTAACCACCCAAATCGCCCGCGCGCGCCCCTGTTGCCCTGTTCATACCTCGCGGAGCCATGACTTCCATCAATGCGTGGCCCGCTGCATGCGTGTCTCCTAGATCTCACATGCCGCGGCGGCTAACGTGCACCAAATTCCATCATGCACACTGCGCCAGTGCACGCTCTCGGCTCTGCCCCTCAGTCCTCACTCTCCCCGCCGCGCCCCCAACCTGATCACTCactcaggccatgtttagttactcccaacttccaactttgacactatgcaaaaagaagattccccatcacatcaaacttgcggtacatgcatggagtactaaatgtagatgaaattaaaaagtaattgcacagttttgttgtactttacgagacgaatcttttgagcctaattagtcaatatttggacaataattcacaaatacaaacgaaacgctacagtgtgctacagtgctgtaacagtaatttggcacctcccaaattggccaactaaacaaggcctcactCACTCACTGACACAGTCACACTCATTTCATCTCGTCCCGTCCAAGATGCCCTTGCCCGTTCCCATTTGCTTTTCTGACACTGCTCGACGCCACAACCCGATTGTCCCGCGCAGCCGGTGGTCTGGGTCGCTGGACCGGCAGCTAGCTAGCGGCTATAAATAAGTGGGCGCGCACGGGAACCCACACGGTGTCGGACGCTAGTCGCTAGTAGCTCGCTAGCCAACACGCCACCGACGCTCTCCGATGGCGTCCCCTGCTcgccacctcttcctcatcaCCTTAGTGGCCgtgctcgccgtcgcggcggagGCGTGGGGCGGTGGCCGCTTCTTCTTCAGCAAGACCACGCGCGCCGAAGCCGCCGTCGAGCCTGAgaaggctgcggcggcggcggccagcggcaccgcgccgggcgcggcggaCCCGAATGCGGCGCCGGCGTTCTCCCGCCCGTcgaccggcggcagcggccgcgggTACGGGCTCTACGGCCGCCCCGAGGAGAACTACCCGCCGGGCTACTTCCGCCGCGGCGTGCACCGCAACGCCGAGAAGCTGACGACGACCGacgtgccggccgccgccggtgccgggaGAGAGGCGGTCCCCgtgggcggcgagcgcgcccaGGAGTACGCGGCAGACGGCAGCGGCAGGGGCCGGCCGCGGACCACcgtgccggccaccaccacttccgacgccgaggaggaggcggccccCGCGGGAGGCGCCGGAGGAGACCTCGAGGGCGTCCAGCCGTACCCGGAGGACGGCAGCGGccggggccggccgccgtggTACTACACGGCCTTCCGCGGCGGCAGGCAGCAGCGGGGCTACGGGATGAGCGACACGCGGCTGTACCAGAACGGCCGCTACTACTACGACGTGGACGCCGGCAGGTACGGCTACGGCCGCGAGTCGAACCCCGTGCGGACCCGGCCCGAGGAGGAGTACCCCGGCTCCGGGTACGgccggcccgccggcggcgacaggcgCGGGAGGTACGGCAACAACGCGGCGGCGGGTTACCGGCGGTACGGCGGCAACGACGACGAGTTCGGCAACGGAGCCATGGATCAGAACTCGAACGGCAACGGCTtccaggaggaggaaggccgCCAGAACGGACGATACATTCCATGAAAGGAAAACTGAAGCGTTTGTAAATGATGAGTTGTCACGTGTGTTGCTGCTACTACTGGTAGTGATCGTATCGTGTGCTCCATCGCAGAGTAATCTCGCGTGGGCTAGCTGCGAGTACTCGAAGAGCTAGCTGCGCTGCTCCTTTCTGTCCACGACTACACGCAGTTCGTTCCTCGTTGGTGACGCAACCAATGAATGAATAAGTTGTGTGTGTACAATGAGACGTACGTGTACTGTGTATTGCAGATCAAAATGCTATCAGCCTTATTATTTCATCAGTCGGTGCACAGGTATCTAAGGGTTAGTTTCATCATCGAAGGCATGCAGCATGATTGATGATATGTTGCAAATTGTTGTGCATGTATGACTTTTCCACGGTTAAAAACCCTATTATTTTCATCTTTTACACAAACGTACTGTAGAGGATGATTTTTCTTTCTGAGAATTTCGTACCTTTAGTCCTACTGCTACTTTTCCTCTTCAAATATCTCTCATGCATAATGTGCACAGAGTTTAAGGCTACTGTTGACATTTTCACGTCGCATCCGTACCCCCAGGATAGATCGCAATGATTTCATCAGACAAAGGGACGAACGACGGCATGTAGCCATGTAGGCCATTATTTTGACGTTCCTGCTGTGTGGGCGCGTGACAAAAACTGCCGACTGGTGAACGCTTGGATCCATCTTGCTAATGTCGTTGCACCAACCCAGCAGCACATTAATCCGTTATCATGTGTACCCACCTTTCGTACTCGGTCGAAGGCACTCTGcaaaaggggaagaaaaagagCAATTAGATTTTCGTCCTCGAAGGCATGATTGATAAAAAACCCACTCTTTAATTTTGCACGAACACCTGAGGACCTAGCACCCTTTTAATTttttctaacacatatacaaGAAGAGTAAAATTTAAAATTACACTGCTCATTCAATTACTCACTCAAGACTCTAGTTTTAACATTTTTCACTGTTCGTCGGCGGCTACACCACAATGCGCGCGCAATGATTTCGTTCAGCGGACAAAGGTAGGGCATGCATCCATCGCAGGCCATGATTAATTTTGACGGCCTAGGGCGCATAATAAAACTGTTGACTGTTGTCGGACACTTGGTTGGATTACCTGGATCCGTCTCCTTACACCAACTAACCAGCGTCCCAGTGTCACGGCGTACCTGCTGCCACTTTAATTTGATGCAGCAGATCCTTCGGTCCATTAAACGCCATCTCGGCCGCAGCACCAGGCCATCTTCAGGATCGTTCGGCTGAAGAGTGCTTTTCAGGACGATCAATCATAGCCAGCTGCTGTTCTTGTTCAGCACCACCAGCAATAGAAGAGCAGCGCTCGCCACTTTACTCCACTAtaattgtgtttttttttttgaaacgagggGCCTATAATTGTGTTAGGATGCGTGGTACTATTTGCAGTGTACGTAATACTGTTGGTTAGGCCGCCAGTTAGGATGGATAGGAAGCGCGAGGAGGATTATCGGAGCTACTCCTAGCTACCAGCAGCACAAAAGGCGCTCTCCCTCTCCTGCCTAGGCTTTAACTTTGCTGTCCGGTTGTTGACGTGCATGGACCACACAAGGTAGGTTGGTGCGACGCTCCTAGTTCCTATCCCCTCCCACACACGACCGCTCGTCTCGGCAAGATTGCCGTGCAAATCACGTACGGAAAAAAAACCagaaagcttttttttttgaactaaagAAAACCCAGAAATCTCACGGGATCGTCCGAAGAAACCAGACAGAAACAACAACCCGGCCGGCCGAAGCGCCAGGCCAGCCCCGTCCGCGGTATGGGCCATTGCTCGTGTAGCCCATGCAGAAAAGACCGGCCCAGTTTCGTgcaggggagagagagagagagagagagagagagatctacGTACgagagctccaccgcggcctcTCCCGGCCCACCACGGTGGTAGGGTTTATTGGCATCTTTCTCCTCTCCTGCCGCGCCTCGCCACCTCCAGAGAGCAAGAGCAGAACACCGCACCAGCCGCCGAaatggccgctgccgccgccgcgagatCCTTCCTCCGATCCAGCGCGCCCTCGTCGCTGCGCAGCGCGGCGGCCAGAGCCGCCTCGCGTGCCGGGCCGGCTCCGCTGCCGAGGCggatgcccgcctccgccccccgcGTCCTCCTAAGGTACGCGCGATCTTAGGTCTTGTTGGGTCCGTGGAGCCGTCGTCGTTTTGTGCCCCCCATTTTGCTATTTCCGGGTGATTTCTTTCCTGATGCCTTTTGGTTTCGGTCCATAGGTCGCCGGTGGAGATGAGCAGCGTGTGCCTGGAGTCCCTGATGCCCATGCACAGCGCCACGGCTTCGGCGCTCATGACGTCGCTTCTCGCCGCCCCGGCTTGCAAGGGATTCGGCTGGCTCTCGGAAGGTGATTCGCCCTGGTCTCAATGTCACTACCTTGTTTAATGCTAGTAGATTAGTTACAACTATGAAGCAAATCTGTTTGTCGCTACTCGCAAGTCATTGGAAAACTAAAATACATAGGCATGACTTTTCAGGCCATTTCAAGTAGTGATAAGAATTTGATTTCTGTTTGGGGTAATATTGGTACATAAGCATGCTGTTTTCAGCAGCAAGGAAGTTAATTTTGTGTATCAAAACGAACAGACTACATTCAAGGTCCTGCTGTGGAACATCAACCAAATTCTTCTACTCCTGTGTCAAGGATTTGATTCGGTCTGAATGAATATGAGTTCACATTGCTATGACTAGACAACCCATAGTATCGTAGTTCTGCGCAAAACAATATTTGATCCTTTATAAGATGTCCTAAAAACCTATTGTCCTAAACACTGTAAATACATTGCTTACATCAGATCACCTGATAGAACCAACAAGTTTCAAATCTGTTTGTAGCCCTTGGTTTAAATTCCTTTAGATATTTTTCATGTTTTCCCTATATAACACGTATTACCCAAGATAGCCTATTTTTCTAGTTAGATGAATGGTTTAACATTTCTATATGAACATGGGTAGGATAATGTGGCACTCATGCAGTTCCTAGTGCTCCTCAAGTCCTCATCTCATAACCGTCATAGAAACCCGTACACATTTTCTATTTCAAAATTGAAATATGATAATAAAGTTTTCATGTTGAAATCAATCTTATATTTCCGCGTGGCCCTTGTTGTAGGTCAAGGTGAAACTAGATGAACTTCAGGGGCCCAAAAGGTGAATAGCTTTAAAGATTCCATCACTAATAACTGTTGATGGCTAGGTTCCATCACTAGTTTGTGCGTCGGAATGATTTGTGGAAAGAAGAGCTTGTCATCTTTATTTTATGGAATTGCGTCTAAATTCTTGTATCGTGCACACATTTACATTAATATGTAAACATGCAGCGCAATATTGGAAAAAAAACCCTCTGAAGTCTTGTGATGCATTGAGCTAGGTCTTTTTTTACTGTTCCTTGTATCCTTGCAAAATGATTTGGCCTATGAGCTCTTGTGCCACAATTTGTATGCCTAGTGTCATTTTGGGCAATCTGTTATTGATGTTTGGCATGTGAGGGATTTCTTTTGCAAATGTGGATAAGCCTGTGGTTTTGTTGAAGTTGAACTGTTCATGAATTTAACTTAAAGAAAAATGTTTCTAAATTTGAATGTAACATCATCATTAATTACAAATTTGAGTTAAAAAAGGAGACTGATTCTTTTGTATTGGCCCAGCTGGCAATGATGACGTGTGACAATATCTAGGTGGAACCTAGCAGATTATTTTCCCTTCACCTCAGATCTACAGGTCTGGCCTGATTTTAAGAAACATCAATGATACCATATGTTTATTACAATGTTCTATTAATATTCCATGTGCTTACAGGATGCCCTCTGTGCCAGTTGAATTTGATAGAAATAGTGAATAACTAGGCTATTAGCCTCAATAAAATATGTTTATCTTTGTACGGTATTTGTTTTCTTGACTTTATTGTATATCTCTATAGGCCTGTGATTAGTGCGATGGAGGTCATCTTGGATGAAGACTAGCCCATGCTTTTATTTGCCATCTCTGTTACCTTGGTTTTGTCCATGATAAATAGACAGCAGAAGTAGCTTTTATTGCTGTTAACTTTTATGATGTGAGTTAAGAGCTGGAGCTCAGGTTATTGTGTTTCTATTTGTAGATGGATGATTTGTCGTTATTGGAGCCCTGCAGTGATGGTAGCTGGTCTGGATTATGGACTACCACCTCATGAGTTTAAAGTACTTGTTGGGCGTCTCAGTTAACATGTTTTGTGCTCTGGGATTCCAGTTTGTATAAACGTTTACAGAAATGTTCCTGAGATTCTTTGGCGGGTGTCTAATAGATTTTGGTCTTGACGATTTGCTTGATCACGCAGATATGGAATGAATAAATTTAACATGAAGTTTCTGCTGATTTGTGTGGTTTACTCTGAATATAGTACATTCAACTGCTGCTGTAGCTTCTCAAGTTAGGGATGCAAATTATCTGAACCACTGGTTTCAGGATGTGGAGCTGTAGAATAGAAACGCAGATTGGTACGCTGGCGCACGTAACCGGCCATTGGACGGCTCTCTACCGAAAGCTGTCAAATTTTAGCTGGTGCATTCGTGTTTGGGCTGCCTCAAATCttatctttcattttttttatatataagaGGAAAAAAATACACATTTCACTTTTGGGCTGCCTTCAATCATGTTTTCTAAAGTCTGCCAAATCATCATACTAGTACCAAGTTAGCTACTGAGGCTGGAGCAGTAAGCGAGTAGCCGAGCACCCCTCGAACTAAATATTCGCTCACAACGTCTGCAACCTCGTTAACAAGTTAAAAACGCACCCAGCTGACGTATGTGGGCACACGATCATAGCACAGTATTTGAAATAGAAAATTTATAATGCAAAACCAAATTTCCCCTCACACGCATCAATCCATTCCGGAGAGCTCAAGAACCACTAGCGTATTAACTGCTCAGCACGGCACGTTTGTTCATGCAACCACAACGCTGCAGCAACTAATATCCATTGATAGACATAAATGCATGATAACGAGGAACTTGCACTAGTTCGACCCAACAGCTCCAATCTATCATAAGCTCCTTCATCTTCCCAAATTCTCATTCTTGATTCAACAAGTAGATTTTTTTTACTAGCAGGCGGTCTGGTTAACGAATGCGATCAACAAGACCTTCACTCTTCAGCAACATTGACAAGCTCATACTCCACAAGTGAGAGGTTGTTGTCCTCCTTCACATTGAAGCTTGCCGGTTCAGTGACTTCGATGCGGCCCCATTTGTCCACAGCAAGCCTCATTGAGCCTTTGAACATATCAATCTTTGCATTGCGGATAATAACAGTGCTTTCAGGCTTCAACAGATCAACTGTAAAAAGGCGTACTCTTGTTAGATATCACCCCACATATTTGTGCGTTCATGCCAGACATAATAACAATCATAGTTGAATACGATAAGCTGTTAGTATTTGAGTTCTAATGCATGTCAGCTGAGGATCTGCAAAGTTTAGCTAAAACTTATAAATACACGTGTAAGCATGCAAAGTACATTCATTTCTCATTTATGTTATTCTCACGACGGACACAAAACTAAATATGTCATGAAGTCCAATAGACAGAATGAAAATCACATGTTGAGATTAGAGAGCACTTTAGTAAGATGTCCAGAATGATGTAATAATATTCTAAGCAGCTCGAGACAACATACTTACGAACTTGTACCGGTATGCTTACATAGAAATCTGATTGATAGGTGAGGCAGGGTGAATGTGGGTAGCTCATAGCATTCAACAAGGGGGTGTTTCTTTAATCTTTAGTGAAATTAGAACATAATGTATATTATAGCACGAGAAAACCAAGACCACATACAACCTTAGAGAAACAGGAGTCTTGCAGCAGACAGAGTCGCCATTAGGGAATAGATAAGTTGCACTTTTATTGTTATACGGAAGAAAAAATACAAAGAAACATCCATGCGGATGCTGCATTTATGaaactaattttttttacagCACATCAACACCTTCAAGGTTCAATTTATCACAATCCCTCTAATCCCAAATATATGTCCACATTGACAAGATTTCAAactaaaaatattttcaaatacATATATCAATATTAATTATTCATGTAGAAAGTACTTGTAAATTATGTAAGTGTTTTTCATCATGAATTTTTGTAACATTAATCTTATGTtgtcaattcatatgcttatcaTGATGGCCAAAGCTGTGGGAAGACAGTACTTATATTTTGATAATATATGTAGATTGATTTTACGTTTGACTAAGAAAAATCCTAGATGCCCATAACATTTGGGATTAGATAGAGGTAATTATTCCTTAAGATCAAACTTGACACCCTCACAATACAGTTTCAGATGATTGCATTACTGATTATAACGAAACGGAGATAAAACTGTGAGCATATAGCACAGAACTATTACAGATTATATCATACAAGAGTACTAGACTGAAGTTTTTGCAGTGCTAAGAAACGGTGTGACACAGTAACATAGATTCTATCGTATTCAAAAGTAGTATATGTATCGGGCGCTAACAGTAAGCATGCCATTCCGAGTTACAGATCAAGAGAGATCGCGGATATCATACGGAACTAAAAAAGAACTCTCAAGATGGAAGTTATCCTATAGATGCTGTATCCATGCCTGTTCGAAATGTGAATTACAGTATTTTTTCTTGTGGGAATGGAAATGAAAAACACGAGATACTTTTTCAAGAAATATGGACGAATGGAAGTTTAACTCGAAGCGCTTTATGAAGCTTCTCGTAATTTGATTGATTTATTTCTCCCTTTTCTACACGCAGAGGAAGAGGGCACTAGTTTCGAAGAAAATAAAGGCGAAGGATTGCTCACAAGTCAAGTCAAATCGCATGACACcaaataaaaaagaacagaTTACTACACGAACAGAGGGGGGGATCGTACCCTGCTCGTTGCGGGCGGTGAAGAGGATGCAGCCGGTCTCGTCGCCGATGAGGCACTCGGCGATCCTGGtgggccgcgccgccgggccggcggcgggtgcgcCTGGGCGGCCCTTCTGGAGGACGGTCTTGGAGCTGAGCACCTTGGCGACGAGAGTGTGGCCGGTCGTGCCGGGCTTGAGCTGGTCCACCTTGACGAACACCGGCTtccgcttcgccgccgccgtggccatgGGGATGACCGGATGAAGGATAGAGATAACAATCGGATTAGAGGACGCGGGGTTAAGGAGCGGCGGTGGCCAAACCCTAGATGGGGGAGGATTTAATAGAGGCCGGGAGGGGTCGATCGGCAGTCCAGTAACGATGCGGCGGAGTTGTTAAATCGGGCGTTATCATTACCAAGAGCCAATAGGACAGATG
This window encodes:
- the LOC101784346 gene encoding uncharacterized protein LOC101784346: MASPARHLFLITLVAVLAVAAEAWGGGRFFFSKTTRAEAAVEPEKAAAAAASGTAPGAADPNAAPAFSRPSTGGSGRGYGLYGRPEENYPPGYFRRGVHRNAEKLTTTDVPAAAGAGREAVPVGGERAQEYAADGSGRGRPRTTVPATTTSDAEEEAAPAGGAGGDLEGVQPYPEDGSGRGRPPWYYTAFRGGRQQRGYGMSDTRLYQNGRYYYDVDAGRYGYGRESNPVRTRPEEEYPGSGYGRPAGGDRRGRYGNNAAAGYRRYGGNDDEFGNGAMDQNSNGNGFQEEEGRQNGRYIP
- the LOC101784746 gene encoding protein NUCLEAR FUSION DEFECTIVE 6, chloroplastic/mitochondrial isoform X3, translated to MAAAAAARSFLRSSAPSSLRSAAARAASRAGPAPLPRRMPASAPRVLLRSPVEMSSVCLESLMPMHSATASALMTSLLAAPACKGFGWLSEDG
- the LOC101784746 gene encoding protein NUCLEAR FUSION DEFECTIVE 6, chloroplastic/mitochondrial isoform X1, with amino-acid sequence MAAAAAARSFLRSSAPSSLRSAAARAASRAGPAPLPRRMPASAPRVLLRSPVEMSSVCLESLMPMHSATASALMTSLLAAPACKGFGWLSEGQGETR
- the LOC101784746 gene encoding protein NUCLEAR FUSION DEFECTIVE 6, chloroplastic/mitochondrial isoform X2 — translated: MAAAAAARSFLRSSAPSSLRSAAARAASRAGPAPLPRRMPASAPRVLLRSPVEMSSVCLESLMPMHSATASALMTSLLAAPACKGFGWLSEGL
- the LOC101786870 gene encoding uncharacterized protein At4g28440 — translated: MATAAAKRKPVFVKVDQLKPGTTGHTLVAKVLSSKTVLQKGRPGAPAAGPAARPTRIAECLIGDETGCILFTARNEQVDLLKPESTVIIRNAKIDMFKGSMRLAVDKWGRIEVTEPASFNVKEDNNLSLVEYELVNVAEE